Genomic window (Macaca thibetana thibetana isolate TM-01 chromosome 6, ASM2454274v1, whole genome shotgun sequence):
GTCCACCGCCACCACCTTGGTCACCAGGTAGCCAGGCTCTGCAGCGCGCGGCACCATATCGAAGAGCGCGGAGCCGTCGGGCCCCAGAGCTGGGTACAGCACCCGCGGTGCATTGTCGTTGCGGTCGCCCACCAACACCCGCAGGCTCACGTTGGCGCTGAGCGCCGGCGAGCCCTGGTCGCGGGCCTGCAGCGTGAGCTCAAAGGCGCGCAGCTGCTCGTGGTCGAAGGCTCGCTGCGCGAACACCACCCCGCTCTGCGCGCTCACGGACACGTAGGACGACAGCTCCCGCGGCTCCAGGTCACTGGCCACGATGTAGTAGTAGACAAGGCCGTTAGGTCCCAAGTCGGGATGCGAGGCGCTAACATGCGCAATGGAGGCTCCAGGCGGGTTGTTCTCAGCTACATGCACCGTGTAGGAGGCCTGGTGGAAAACTGGAACGTTGTCGTTGACATCAAGGATGTGCAGAGTGATGGTCTTGCTGGAGGAGAGCGGTGGATTGCCTTTGTCGGTAGCTGTGATCGTCACATTGTATTCTGGGATCTGCTCCCGGTCCAGGGCTCCATCTGTCACCAACCTGTATATGTTTTTGGTATCTTGAACGATTTTAAAGGGAAACTTTCCTTTTAGTTGGCATAGGATTTCTCCATTAAATCCAGAATCTAGATCATGTGTTTTGATCAGGGCAATAGCAGTCCCCAGCTCAGCATCTTCTTGTATATGTTGGGATTCAGAAGCCAGGGTTATCTCCAGGGCATTGTCATTTTCATCTGAAATATCTATCTGTACTTTACAATATGTAGTGTGATGTCCACCATCCTTTGTTTCCACCCCAATTGTGTAGCTATCACTCTCTTGAAAGTCCAGTTCTCCAACAGTGGTGAGTTCCCCCTTTTTACTGTCCAGCTTGAACAATTGTCTCACTGCCTTACCAATACTGATGAAGGCATAGATGATCTCGGCATTAACACCCTCATCCAAGTCAGTGGCCATCACTTTTAATACCAAGGAGCCAGCGGGCAGGTTCTCTGCAACACCGACCCTGTACATGTCCTGAGTAAATACTGGGGGGTTATCATTTGCGTCTGCGACAATTACCCTGATCTGGGTGGTACAGCTTCTGGAGGGCTCGCCCCCATCCACAGCTGTGAGGACCAGGTGGTGATGCGGCTGCTCTTCCCTGTCCAGGGGTGCTTTCAGTACTAGTTCTGGGTACCTACTGCCATCCAGGTTCTCCTTCTGAATTAAAAAGAAGTGCGGATCAGGGCTGAGGTAGTACTGCTGCAGCGAAATGACACCTACATCAGGATCCTGAGCAGATTCCAAGGCAAAGGTGGCTCCAGTGATCGCCAGTTCGCTGATTTCCAGCTCAGTGATATTTTCGCTAACGGTCGGTGGGTTGTCGTTAATATCCTGGATCAGCACGGTTACATGAGAAAAGTTTAAAGGCTTTTCAGCAACCATTTCAAATTCCAGAACACACGTTGACTTCTTGCCACAAATCTCCTCTCGGTCTATACGGTCGCTCACAAATAAGTCCCCATTTTCGGGGCGCACGGTAAAGAATTTCTTCTCTGCAATAACCCGCAGGTTCCGAGTGGGTAAATCCCCTACGCCAAAACCCAGGTCCTTGGCGAGGTTCCCTACCAGGGAGCCTCCTCCGCTATTCCGTCCAGCTCCTCGGGAATAG
Coding sequences:
- the PCDHGB3 gene encoding LOW QUALITY PROTEIN: protocadherin gamma-B3 (The sequence of the model RefSeq protein was modified relative to this genomic sequence to represent the inferred CDS: inserted 2 bases in 1 codon; deleted 2 bases in 1 codon), which gives rise to MGNSSGWSGPAERRRMLFLFLLSLLGQGLSQPIRYAIPEELDGIGGGSLVGNLAKDLGFGVGDLPTRNLRVIAEKKFFTVRPENGDLFVSDRIDREEICGKKSTCVLEFEMVAEKPLNFSHVTVLIQDINDNPPTVSENITELEISELAITGATFALESAQDPDVGVISLQQYYLSPDPHFFLIQKENLDGSRYPELVLKAPLDREEQPHHHLVLTAVDGGEPSRSCTTQIRVIVADANDNPPVFTQDMYRVGVAENLPAGSLVLKVMATDLDEGVNAEIIYAFISIGKAVRQLFKLDSKKGELTTVGELDFQESDSYTIGVETKDGGHHTTYCKVQIDISDENDNALEITLASESQHIQEDAELGTAIALIKTHDLDSGFNGEILCQLKGKFPFKIVQDTKNIYRLVTDGALDREQIPEYNVTITATDKGNPPLSSSKTITLHILDVNDNVPVFHQASYTVHVAENNPPGASIAHVSASHPDLGPNGLVYYYIVASDLEPRELSSYVSVSAQSGVVFAQRAFDHEQLRAFELTLQARDQGSPALSANVSLRVLVGDRNDNAPRVLYPALGPDGSALFDMVPRAAEPGYLVTKVVAVDADSGPNAWLSYHIQQPSEPGLLSLGLRTGEVRTARTLGDREAARQRLLVTVCDGGQPPLSATVTLHLIFADSLPEIQPDLSDRPTPSDLQAVLXFHLIVALALISVLFLLAVILAIALRLRRSSRPATEGYFQPGLYSKTVPGVLPNYSERTLLYSYSLCAASHSSNTEFKFLNIKAEDAAPQDLLCDEASWFESNDNPKMPSNSGNLQQVSFFKPFLP